CCTTCTGTTCCTCAGCTTTCTGTCCCATCCTAAAGGAATGTGGGACTCCACTCCCAATCCCAGCGCCTCCGTCGTTTTCCCCCCCTAATCTCCGTACTATTCTGGTAAATAACAATAACATTATAACTCCCCCaaagaaattttttaagttataatAATATTCCACTAACAAGGTTTATAGGAGGACCTTGAATTATTGTTTAGTGTGGAGATTTGTTGCTTCTAAAACAAGGTCTTGCTATAAACCCTTTTTTGGCGTCTTTCAGAAAGAAGCATCGTTGTTCCCTGGTGGCCAATCAAACAGACCAAAAGGAtccattattttcttttctttctgctCATCTTGATCACCACCACCGAATCCTTGTGGGAACAATAGATTCAGAGGGTCTGTCTCTATCTCATCCAATTCAGCAAAGAAATCCTCGGGTTGCTGCGAGTCTCCAGCCATTAATGCAGGTCTGTAGGTTTCGGGGATTCCTTCACCAAATTCAGCATCGTCTATTTCCAGCTGCTTCTCCATATCTTCACTCTCTTCTTTAGCTGATGCGCTTGCGGTTGAGTTAACAGCTGCAACGGTGGGAGATAAAGCATCATTGCTGCTCTCTTTAAGGTCTTCTTCCTTTGGGGTTACTGCGTTTTGGGTCTGGGAACGTGGTGAGGTAATCTTGGAAGCAGCagcattattattattgtttttggaTGGTTGAGACCTTGTTGATCCCGCAAGAGCGTTTCTTTGggtcggccatggatggttgtgcTCGGATGTATAGGTGATTACAAGCATATTAGGATCAGTACGGCTTCGCTCCACTTGCTTCCTTGCAGAGCAGCCTTTGGAACTGCTGCACCTGTAGTAGCCCCTAGAATGCAGTTTACAAGGATTATTTATTGCAATTAATTCACCCACATTATAACACTATTATATATCAGTCAAAGCCGATGGCTTGCATATTAATCTGATTTACAACATCTTTAACTTATGAACACAAAAACAGGATTAGAACCACAAATGTAGCACTAGGTAACAAAGATGAAAACATCGGTTATTTATGTTTTGCATATATTAGCAAAAGCATTGGCGAAATAGGGACGAGCATGTACGTATGATGATGAAATGTGCAATTTTTGCTTGCTTGGCTGTATCATATAGTGAATCGGTTTCTATTAAGAAACCGAAGAAACATGACTTCTGCAGCTTGTCAGCTCAGAAGACAGATGCAGAATAGCTACTGCAACTGCAGCTTTAGTTTCTCAAACTTATTAGTAGCTTTTGGCTCATCTTGCGAATCAGAACTTAACATAACTAACTACCCAATAATGTAATATTTCTCcagtaaaatattatattatagtgtatatatctatctatctatatgtatgtatgtatgtatgtatgtatgtatgtatgtacctTGGATAAGGGGAACCTTTGATTGGTTTCTGTCCGTACTTTCTCCATGCCCACAGATCCGAAGGAACTACTTCTCCACTAGACCTGCTGTTTGCAGCTGCCGGTGCTGGAATACAAACCACCTTCTTAACCTGGctctttctatatatatatatataacagttTACATCAGTGAAAGAAAAGATATACCATTATTTgaaagaaatagcattcatatCTATGGCTAATAATTATCTCTTGGGAGAGAAAGAGTATATGCTTATTACTTTAGCTCttcatatacttttttttttttgtggtgacATATGATCAGATTTACATTTTTGGTCATAATTTTCCCTAAAGAAGGTGAAAGTGATTGTAGCAATGAATATCATCCGTATTACTGCAGGTGGGTTAAGGAAGAAAAGTAAGTACTTCATGTCACTACATGAAAGCTAGGTTAGTTTCCCAATTAAGTTATCGACATACCTTTTTCAGGTTTGATTAAAAGGCTGTCAGGATTTTAACGTTTTAGCATTTATGTAAACTTCAGATGCCTGCAAATCATACACCACCACCTCTTCCTTTCTCCAACATATGAGATTCAGacatatgtaatgttataatttgatttaattagtaCCAATAAACCCTAATTTCTTACCTTATAATTTTATGAAAGGAAATGAAAAAACCCAAAGTTAATACAAAAGTTTTCATTAATTAGTTTCCTAAATGCTATTAGTTCATGCATCATGACTGTCAATTAATGAGACAAAAAGAAgagcaataaaaaaatatagtactAGTTGAAGGGGGGGTTCAGTTGAATAACGAAGACGAGGTAagagaattaaatattattaccCTAACCTTCTCTTGATGCCAAGATTCCGCGGAGATGAGATCTGCAATGGGCCTGTGCTATCAATCAAGCAACTTTTTGAGGTGTTAGCATTAATCATGTCGCTCGGAAGCACAGCAGGCGCCTTAATTCCTCTCGGGGAAACGCAAGCAGCCATCATCGGCGAATCACAGGGCGACACAGGTAGCTTACTCGAGCTTGCCGAGATCTGAATCCGAGAAAATATGTTGCAAGGACTTGGCATGTCTTCTTCAAACAGCTTACCTTGCCCAACCATTGTACTCGAACCGGAAAAGTTGCAAGTATCAGCTTCAACGGTGGCGGAGCTGGTAGTATTGatgatatgatcagttgaattaGGGCTGCTAAAGTAAGCTGAACAACCAGCTGCTACGTCAAGCTCGTGAAGAAGTGGATCTCTCATGGCGGAGAAAGGGTCACCAAAAGCGTTTAAACCATGATCTTCCATGGCTGAAGAAGGGAAATTCAATGGATCGGAGGGGAATTGCTGCCAGCTTGAAGCAGGAACAGTGTTAGAACCGTGACCAGTGGCACAGCTCAACGGACCACCGCCACTTGCCCGAACTATGTCGTTTAAATCACCTTCACCTTGGTAGTTATCCATGTGTAAAGAAACAAACATGTAAGAAAACGAAGAGCTGATTCTGTCATACAAATCTACTACATCTATATTCAATCTCGGCTCCTCTCTCAGCTTTAATTTGCACCAAACTGATTCCAGACGTCAAAGACATgcaaatgttttgattttgaaaggGAATATGAAAGAAACCAAGTGTTTTTCTTCAAGGTTTTAGAACAAAACTGATCGATCGATGTCTTCTTTCTTCTCGTCAAAAGCAATTTAAGactggtttttcttttctttttcttttcaagagaGAGAAGGAGTCGCTGACTTTTCATACAAAACTGCTCTTTTTTATATGCAACTAGATAACAATaacaatagaaataaataaagaggattttttaaactacaaaacCATAAGTGGTATAGTAATTAACAATCTTACGTTAGTTAATGCCAAATGGGTAATATTTATGCAACTTCACCGAGGCCAACAAGTGAAGCATTTTCATTAAGGCTCACAACTTCAGTTAAAAATACATTTTATCCATTTATGAGACCAAGGCCATGCCCCTTTTACATTCACCTTCACTTCATTCTTTATATACGTATATAAGCTATTTTACATTTAACTTAAGATCAAAAAAGTAAATGAACTTTGTACTTGAAATTACTACTCATCGGAATTCAGCTAAATAAAACTGTGGTAAGGAATATATATTTGGGGGAGAAGCGTTTGGGGATAGCGATTGGTTTGGTGAAGGGACAGGGCAGTGCGTTTAGTTTCATACTTTGATCACAACCTCTCATAGtgattcttcacttttcaaccaGCATCCAATAATATCCTACTCTACACCTTTTACCAATTAAATACAAAATgatataatatttgttttaaaagaaTAGTTAGATGATTAAtagaaaattaatataataataaatttaaccactAACATTTTTACGTTGTATAATTATTCAgctaaaaagtttaaaaaattaatttatgttcCAAATTTGATAAAAAGATCTGCCAAAACTGGAACCACCCGTAAGCTCAAGATCAGAAgcttttcattttctctttttttctcttaatGCTCTCATTCACTTTGTAGGATCGGAAACTAACAACTTAGATTACTAGGTCTACCTTGGCTAACCCTTGACCGATTTCACAAGATCAATGCTTGAATTGTTCGATGTCAATTTAGGGGAGTTGCTCTTGTTGTTGTTATCACTGTTGCTTACCCTCTTCAGCAAACATAGAGAACCTCATTGCTCATTCGGTTCGCTCACTATTTAAAGGAAAATTGAATCCTCCTTTGAAATCATCAACATCTGGAGCCGAAAACGTTATAGGCTTAGTTGAGTCTAATGAATAAATGATTAAGATAAACAACTTGGGGAGACAAGAGTTCAAACAAAGTTgcaaataaactcaattattgGTCGTCTAGTCGATACCAAACAATGCATTTCGTTGATAAATAGGAGCGATTAGAATGATATCACTTCATCCCTACGTTTGACTCCATCACAAAATGAAGAACAACAATAACAATAAGCTAAACAacccaaattttgaaaaataccctATTCAATTTCCAAAAATGAAAAACATACCCTGTTAATTCAACTCAATTTTAAGTCTAAtagcttcaaaaaaaaaattaggcttTACTTCATCAATGGCAATCAGCTCAAACTaacaaaaaatgaattaattgcCATTGAGTGATATTTAAGTTATCAATCATTTGAAGTAGAAGAAAGCAATATAGCCGGAGATTATTTAGTTTcacaataaatataaattttaaaaatatatatttgtttttatttcgaATTTACACATTGTTATTTTCGTGtaaaaaatggataaatgaatATAATATGTAAACGTTGAaagctaaatttaaaaattaaaactaaattgacataatgtgTAATTactaagggttaaatttattattatgcaaatTTAAAAGATGCCACGTCAAATTTTTGTTAGTCGTTGAATATCGGgagaccaaaaaagaaaattttgaatagtaagatgagaaaaaaaatattattaatagtgTGGTGATTAGCAATATAGTTTATTTATTTCATTGCAAAGTTTTTTATTGTGAAAGAAAATTAGTCAATGAAAAAAAGAATAACATTTGATGCACCTTGATGAATAATAACATAACacattatcattaaataaaactaaaaaattgtgaaaaacttataaataaatactaataaaattatttaaatataagtaaatattacttaattagaactatcataaataaatataagtaaCTAACGGGTTTAGTgtttaaagtatttgatttacatttgaacttttttttaaataatttcaatatggGTTTTGATTAAATGTActctttttgacataatgtcTAAAGTTATTCATAGCTCCTCCCCAagtcataaataagaggataatgagCTTTTGcgcactcgaactcacgtcctcctaTTGATAATAATACACATATCAATTGAGTTAATCGACGTACAtttgaaaatttatattaatataaatgtaTGGTATGAATAGAGTGTTTTGAAAAAATAGTTAAAACCACCTCATAATACAATTCAAACATGATATGATTAATAAATATGATACAACTTGTAAATGACAAATAACAACATTTTGACATAAGGTTGCAAAGAATCGAAATTTGATTCAAAGTCAGATGGggttgactttgaaaatttagcATCGCCCATCTTATGTTGTGGTTGTAATGAGCTTATTTCCCACTTGGTTTCCACCATCCTATTATTGCACCCACTTTCCACGGTGTACAAAAATAAGGAgccctattattattattattattattattattattattattattattattatatacacTCGAAATTATATTGAtgtaaacttaattaattttatattttaaaattacaataaat
The genomic region above belongs to Gossypium hirsutum isolate 1008001.06 chromosome D05, Gossypium_hirsutum_v2.1, whole genome shotgun sequence and contains:
- the LOC107906333 gene encoding probable WRKY transcription factor 14 isoform X1, translating into MFVSLHMDNYQGEGDLNDIVRASGGGPLSCATGHGSNTVPASSWQQFPSDPLNFPSSAMEDHGLNAFGDPFSAMRDPLLHELDVAAGCSAYFSSPNSTDHIINTTSSATVEADTCNFSGSSTMVGQGKLFEEDMPSPCNIFSRIQISASSSKLPVSPCDSPMMAACVSPRGIKAPAVLPSDMINANTSKSCLIDSTGPLQISSPRNLGIKRRLGKSQVKKVVCIPAPAAANSRSSGEVVPSDLWAWRKYGQKPIKGSPYPRGYYRCSSSKGCSARKQVERSRTDPNMLVITYTSEHNHPWPTQRNALAGSTRSQPSKNNNNNAAASKITSPRSQTQNAVTPKEEDLKESSNDALSPTVAAVNSTASASAKEESEDMEKQLEIDDAEFGEGIPETYRPALMAGDSQQPEDFFAELDEIETDPLNLLFPQGFGGGDQDEQKEKKIMDPFGLFDWPPGNNDASF
- the LOC107906333 gene encoding probable WRKY transcription factor 14, with the protein product MFVSLHMDNYQGEGDLNDIVRASGGGPLSCATGHGSNTVPASSWQQFPSDPLNFPSSAMEDHGLNAFGDPFSAMRDPLLHELDVAAGCSAYFSSPNSTDHIINTTSSATVEADTCNFSGSSTMVGQGKLFEEDMPSPCNIFSRIQISASSSKLPVSPCDSPMMAACVSPRGIKAPAVLPSDMINANTSKSCLIDSTGPLQISSPRNLGIKRRKSQVKKVVCIPAPAAANSRSSGEVVPSDLWAWRKYGQKPIKGSPYPRGYYRCSSSKGCSARKQVERSRTDPNMLVITYTSEHNHPWPTQRNALAGSTRSQPSKNNNNNAAASKITSPRSQTQNAVTPKEEDLKESSNDALSPTVAAVNSTASASAKEESEDMEKQLEIDDAEFGEGIPETYRPALMAGDSQQPEDFFAELDEIETDPLNLLFPQGFGGGDQDEQKEKKIMDPFGLFDWPPGNNDASF